Genomic segment of Parvularculales bacterium:
CGTCCACTACCGGACAATCGATGAGAGAACTTTGCGCACAAATGGAACGGCCCAATATCAACCTGTTCCTCAAACTGCGCGAAGCCGGAGAGAAGCGCCCGCCGGAGCCGGTCGCAGAGACGAGCGAGGCGGAAGATGCGGAGGCAAGGATTTTCGCCAGGGAAACATGGGCCGAGATTGTTGCCACCGCCAAGGCGCATAATGATCCGGGCCGGTTTACGACCTTTGCAGCATACGAATATTCGCCGCCGCTTCCCGACCGCGGAAAAATTCACCGCAATATCATCTTTCGCGGCGACAGTGTGCCGGACAGTGCCGTATCTGCTTTTGACGCGCCGACCGAGATTGATCTCTGGAAACAATTGCAGGCCGGATGCGAGTCACCCTGCGAGTTTATTACCATTCCGCACAACCTGAACAAGACATGGGGGCTGGCCTTCGCCAATCACACGATTGACGGTGACGTCTATTCCGAAGCCGACTGGCGCATGCGTGACCGGTTTGAGCCTCTGGTCGAGATGTATCAGATTAAAGGCAATTCGGAATGCGCACTCGGCGTGGGAACCACCGATGAAGAATGTGCATTCGAGCAATTCCTGCCGCGTTGCGAGGACGGTCAGACGACAGGCTGTGTGAAGCCGACATCAATGGCGCGTGACGGTCTGAAAAAAGGTCTGCAACTTGAGAATGAACTTGGTTTCAATCCGCTTGATTTCGGCATGATCGGGGCTACCGATAACCACAATTCAACGCCGGGGGATGTTGAAGAGTGGGACTACCGCGGTTCGACGGGTCTGATCAGTGCGACGGCCGAAAGACGTCTCAGCGCAGGGCCGGCGGGAGATTACAGAATTCTGTTCAATAATCCGGGAGGGCTGGCGGCGATCTGGGCACCGGAGAATACCAGAGATGCCCTGTTTGAGGCCATGAAGCGCAAAGAGGTCTATGCCACCAGCGGGACGCGCATCAGACTGCGGTTCTTCGGCAGTTTCACCTATGACGCCAATCTGGCGGACAGCGCCACCCTGCTCGAGACGGCGTATAGAGACGGCGTGCCCATGGGCGGGGTGTTGCCGGGCGCTAATGTGCCGCCCCGCTTTCTGGTCCACGCAATACAGGACCCGCTCAATGCACCGCTGGACCGCGTGCAAATTATAAAGGGCTGGGTTGAAAACGGCGAGAGTTTCGAATCCGTGCAGGATGTGATTTGCGCCGACGGACGCGCGATAGACCCGGAAACAAGACGCTGCTTCCCGACGATCGCCGGCGTCAATACGGACACATGCGAGTACGGAAAAAATTTCGGTGACGCAGAGTTGAAAACGATGTGGACCGATACGGATTACCGCCCCGGGCAGAAAGCGTTTTACTATGCGCGCGTGATTCAAAACCCGACCTGCCGGTGGTCAACTTATGACAGCCTTCGACTCAGGCAGGCACCGCCTAATCTTGTGCCGCCGGTCATTACCGAAATGGCGTGGTCGTCACCGATATGGGTGCGGTAATTTAGAATTGATGGCCGGTCATCGATAGGTTTGTGTAGTATTCGTCAAAACAGCCATCGGCTATTTTGACCCTTGTAAATTTAATATTGTGTGTTAAAATTGCAAGGATGTATCAAAGAGAGCTGACACAAAAAATTATTCACAGTCTCAGCCAAAATCCCGCCGTGGCCATCCTTGGGCCACGCCAGATTGGCAAGACAACTCTTGCCCATGAGATTGCCAGGGGAAAACCCTCGGTGTATCTGGACCTCGAAAACCCGGAGGATTTTCAGAAGCTGAAAGACCCGGCCCATTATTTAGGGCTTCATGCCGATGAGCTGGCCATACTTGATGAAATCCAGTGCTATCCCGACCTGTTTATGTCATTGCGCGGTATCATTGACGCCAGACGGCGCGAGGGGCGGGGCAATGGCCGCTTTCTGATTCTCGGGTCGGCTTCAAATGAATTGCTTAAACAAAGCTCCGAGAGCCTTGCCGGCCGCATTCACTACTCAGAGCTGACGGGGCTGAATCCCTTTGAGATCGAAAAACCCGATGGAGTGCCATTACAACAACTCTGGATGCGCGGCGGGTTCCCGGACAGCTATGCTGCCGCAGACGATCACACCAGCCATAGCTGGCGGCAGAACTTCATCCGGACTTATCCGGAGCGTGATATCCCCCAGCTGGGTCCACGTATACCGGCCGCCACACTTATGCGCTTCTGGACAATGCTTGCGCATACACAAGGCGAACTGCTGAACGCCTCGAAGCTGGCAAGTTCTCTGGGTGTGGAGAGTGTAACGGTCAGCCGGTATCTGGACCTTATGGTTGATCTGTTACTGGTTCGCAGACTGGAGCCCTGGCATGGGAATATCAAAAAACGGCTGGTTAAATCGCCACGAACTTATGTGCGGGATAGCGGTGTCGTGCATGCGTTACTGCAAATCCCCGACTACGAGGCGCTGTTAGGGCATCCCATTCTGGGTAAAAGCCGGGAAGGATTTGTCATTGAAACTATTATTAATGCATTGCCTTCGGGTGCTCATCCCTTTTTCTATCGCACAGCAGCGGGAGCCGAGATTGATCTGGTTATTGAATTCGGACCGAATGAATATTGGGCCGTCGAAATCAAGGCCAGCCGGACACCAAGCCTTAAAAAGGGGTTTCATATAGCGTGTGAGGATTTACAGGCGAAACGGAAATTTGTCGTTTATACCGGTGAAGACAAATTCTCCACCAGCCATGATACAACCATCCTATCGCTCGCACATTTCATTGAAGAATTGAGGGACGGTTGATAGTGATGGTTGTTCACCGGCTGTTTTGACACTAGAAAAAAAGTACCTGAAGGCCCAGATGAAAGTAATCAATATCCTCTATGTCCGAAGAAAATGTAAAGCGGTCCCAGCCGAGACTGACATATACGGGGTTGTTCCACATGGGGTTGTCCGCGCTCCGGATGCGGTATGACACATCAACACCGTAGTACACATCGCTGCCATCATCGCTCAGGTTAATCGTCTGACCGCCGC
This window contains:
- a CDS encoding ATP-binding protein encodes the protein MYQRELTQKIIHSLSQNPAVAILGPRQIGKTTLAHEIARGKPSVYLDLENPEDFQKLKDPAHYLGLHADELAILDEIQCYPDLFMSLRGIIDARRREGRGNGRFLILGSASNELLKQSSESLAGRIHYSELTGLNPFEIEKPDGVPLQQLWMRGGFPDSYAAADDHTSHSWRQNFIRTYPERDIPQLGPRIPAATLMRFWTMLAHTQGELLNASKLASSLGVESVTVSRYLDLMVDLLLVRRLEPWHGNIKKRLVKSPRTYVRDSGVVHALLQIPDYEALLGHPILGKSREGFVIETIINALPSGAHPFFYRTAAGAEIDLVIEFGPNEYWAVEIKASRTPSLKKGFHIACEDLQAKRKFVVYTGEDKFSTSHDTTILSLAHFIEELRDG
- a CDS encoding DUF3604 domain-containing protein — translated: MVGGNYWVQNRMAAAIISDADIERMHRAVQAEDESAFTIPPSQTRDMPAVNPLHNVYFGELHLHTHFSFDSYIFGNRLTPHQSYQFAKGQQVKSRAGETMQLAVPLDFAAVTDHAEGFALPRQCASSTTGQSMRELCAQMERPNINLFLKLREAGEKRPPEPVAETSEAEDAEARIFARETWAEIVATAKAHNDPGRFTTFAAYEYSPPLPDRGKIHRNIIFRGDSVPDSAVSAFDAPTEIDLWKQLQAGCESPCEFITIPHNLNKTWGLAFANHTIDGDVYSEADWRMRDRFEPLVEMYQIKGNSECALGVGTTDEECAFEQFLPRCEDGQTTGCVKPTSMARDGLKKGLQLENELGFNPLDFGMIGATDNHNSTPGDVEEWDYRGSTGLISATAERRLSAGPAGDYRILFNNPGGLAAIWAPENTRDALFEAMKRKEVYATSGTRIRLRFFGSFTYDANLADSATLLETAYRDGVPMGGVLPGANVPPRFLVHAIQDPLNAPLDRVQIIKGWVENGESFESVQDVICADGRAIDPETRRCFPTIAGVNTDTCEYGKNFGDAELKTMWTDTDYRPGQKAFYYARVIQNPTCRWSTYDSLRLRQAPPNLVPPVITEMAWSSPIWVR